Within Synechococcus sp. NB0720_010, the genomic segment GCCGTGGCGGCTGTCATTGACGAGGTGAGTCGCTTTTGGGCTCCGCCCAGCCTTGATCCTGCGACACCACCTCCCCACAGCACCGGAGCGGCGGTTGACCTCACCCTGCTGGATGGGGCGGGCGAACTCGTCGACATGGGTTCTGACATCGACGCGATCGGTGCTGTATCAGAGCCGCACCACTACCGCGCCGTTGCCGATGCGACGCCTGACGCTGTGGAGCGCCAACAGGCCCTCGAATGGGATCGACGGCGCCGACTCCTCGCTGATGCGATGGAATCGCAGGGCTTCGCCCAACACCCCAACGAGTGGTGGCACTTCAGCTACGGCGACCAGCTCTGGGCCTGGCAGCGGAGCCAGAGCGAGGCGATCTATGGCCGTGCGTCAGACGGCTGAGCGGACCAGCTCTTCAACGGACTGGCGGCCGAGCTTGGCGACATAGTCACCGAAGCTGCGGCGGCCGCCGGCGGCCTTCCAGCCCTTCAGCAGCGGTTCAATCGTGCTCTCGAGTCTCTCCAGCGGCATCCGCTCGAGGTAAGGCTCAGCCAGACGACTCAAGTTCGGTGTTCCACCAAGCCAGAGTTGGTACTGATTGACGCCATCACCCACCAGGCCCAGTTCAGCCATGTAGGGACGGGCGCATCCATTTGGACAGCCGGTCATGCGCACCAGGATTGATTTCTCAATCTCGAGGCGCCGAAGTTGTGCATCCAGCCGCGCCAGCACATCGGGAAGAATCCGCTCGGCCTCGGTCACCGCCAGCCCGCAGAGGGGGAGCGCAGGACAGGCAATGGCGTGACGCGCCAGTTGGTCCGGTGTTTCGGGCGTCTCAACGCCAATAGCGGCGAGGGCTTCTTTCACCGCAGCCCGCTGGGCCGTGCCGATGTTGCAGAGCAGCAGATCCTGGTTGGGGGTGAGACGAATCTCCAATTGATAGGTCTCCACCAGCTGGCGAAGGCCCCGCTTGAGATCGCCCGAGAGACGGCCACACAACAGCGGGATGCCGACGAACCACTTGCCGGCGCTGATGCGATGCCAACCCAGATAGTCCTCAAGCTTGGCTTTGGGCTCAAGTCGTAGACCCTTGATCGGGTGCGAGAAGTACTTCGCCTTGAGTTCTTCTTTGAACCAGCGAATGCCTTGATCGTGGATCAGGTACTTGAGCCGTGCGTGACGACGGTTGTTGCGGTCACCGTGGTCCCGTTGCAGGGCCAGGATCGCCTGAACCAGATCAAAAATGTGTTCAGCTGCCACATAGCCGAGGGGATCAGCTGTGCGGGCAAACGTCTCCTCCTTGTTGTGGGTGCGGCCCATGCCACCACCCACATAAACGTTGCAGCCACGGAGTTCGCCGTTG encodes:
- a CDS encoding M15 family metallopeptidase, which produces MPLRPWSDIVIRDCAESLAALPAALFRIEPHPYVAVGAPYGEGACPFRLRTGVIQRLLQAQTVLSTAEPGYRLAIFDAWRPIAVQRFMVDYAIAQECSTRGLNPSSASPAVAAVIDEVSRFWAPPSLDPATPPPHSTGAAVDLTLLDGAGELVDMGSDIDAIGAVSEPHHYRAVADATPDAVERQQALEWDRRRRLLADAMESQGFAQHPNEWWHFSYGDQLWAWQRSQSEAIYGRASDG
- the sir gene encoding sulfite reductase, ferredoxin dependent, whose protein sequence is MATGAERTKFEQLKADSDYLKDPLAAELQNDLSHFSDGAVQLLKFHGSYQQDNRENRQKGQDKDWQMMLRLRSPAGRIPAGLYLAMDELADRLGNGTLRATTRQAFQMHGIRKGHLKEVIGTIVRSMGSTLAACGDINRNVMAPAAPFEKGGYPAARQLANDIADVLSPQAAEGSYLDLWVDGDLSYRIKPSRPVKKARERQQEGGVFSGDAKEPLYGGTYLPRKFKVAVTVPGDNSVDLLTQDIGLVAFADANGELRGCNVYVGGGMGRTHNKEETFARTADPLGYVAAEHIFDLVQAILALQRDHGDRNNRRHARLKYLIHDQGIRWFKEELKAKYFSHPIKGLRLEPKAKLEDYLGWHRISAGKWFVGIPLLCGRLSGDLKRGLRQLVETYQLEIRLTPNQDLLLCNIGTAQRAAVKEALAAIGVETPETPDQLARHAIACPALPLCGLAVTEAERILPDVLARLDAQLRRLEIEKSILVRMTGCPNGCARPYMAELGLVGDGVNQYQLWLGGTPNLSRLAEPYLERMPLERLESTIEPLLKGWKAAGGRRSFGDYVAKLGRQSVEELVRSAV